A stretch of the Desulforamulus ferrireducens genome encodes the following:
- a CDS encoding peptidylprolyl isomerase — MKKGSIELENGGKIMIEFFEEAAPGTVANFEKLANQGFYNGLTFHRVIPGFVAQGGCPYGTGTGGPGYTIKCETAGNPHKHERGALSMAHAGKDTGGSQFFIVYEPQPHLDGVHTVFGKVIEGMEYVDQIRPGTKMKEVKVWEE, encoded by the coding sequence TTGAAAAAAGGTAGCATTGAACTGGAAAACGGCGGCAAAATTATGATTGAGTTTTTTGAGGAAGCTGCACCGGGCACAGTGGCAAACTTTGAAAAGCTGGCCAATCAAGGTTTTTACAACGGCTTGACCTTTCACCGCGTAATTCCCGGTTTTGTGGCCCAAGGCGGTTGCCCTTACGGTACCGGTACAGGTGGTCCTGGCTACACCATTAAATGCGAAACTGCAGGCAACCCCCATAAACATGAACGTGGTGCTCTATCCATGGCCCACGCTGGCAAAGACACCGGCGGCAGCCAATTCTTCATCGTCTATGAGCCACAACCCCACTTAGACGGTGTACATACTGTATTTGGTAAAGTAATTGAAGGTATGGAATATGTAGACCAGATTAGACCCGGTACAAAAATGAAGGAAGTTAAGGTTTGGGAAGAGTAA
- a CDS encoding helicase C-terminal domain-containing protein — protein MLTFVAIDLETTGLNRWQDEIIEIGLVRVEEGQVVETWQTFLRPSFSLPVRIKRLTGIKDEDLATAPTLAEVKEQVRSFIGHLPLVGHNVQFDRDFLATACNWPITNPLYDTLELSRYLLPSAMSHRLGDLCKLFALEQEQAHRALADAQNSARLLLKLLERLNDFEPELIWQMSLLLKQSGSVWHTFFHTLGSELLKKFPDKKISTKTFGVKIDQIALRERIQHEKQPISLDDCWQILGPGGSLAVNLPRFVYRPQQFDMVTTVVQALNETNTALVEAGTGTGKSLAYLIPAILWARQNGERVLVTTHTITLQEQLWQKDVPLLSNLPGLKTYAALLKGRSNYLCLRRWQAVMEEAHHSPEEASFLTKILVWLQETQTGDRSELHVHCQELEYWYSICSDSEGCLGNRCRYSGENCFYNAAKKRAEQADVIIVNHSLLLSDVSADNRILPTYGPLIIDEAHHLESCATEHLGHQCSRTEMLRWLSVTGKQLAKLEKITLTEDPASWEKSLNQSAEVRQRCREAALSFFEMLLRWLETTANNSDGRRALRFAADGNLDGIPCLPPAVESELDNLLFNLRSLCQVMRQLADRLTDWSAWREDLPGTARDLLARITAGEELAQSLEWICRNHQEDYVYWVEGGGEQGEVVLRSAPVEVGALLHAKLFAESRPVILTSATMAVDGHFKHFIKSTGLDLLPPGRLIHKLLDSPFQYNEQALLCAVKDLAQPGPGGEKAYCDQLAQAIFHLSLAVQGRTLVLFTSHRILREVYHRLKEPYEVEDICLLGHELDGSRNRLVELFKEGNRTVLFGAASFWEGVDIPGNALSCVIIVKLPFAPPNHPVMEAKVQRIKRQGRNAFTEYQLPQAIIKFKQGFGRLIRDSQDKGVVVVLDSRLLEKRYGVKIFNSLPVREHFRGNWQEIVEKVKLWLAKGEE, from the coding sequence ATGTTGACCTTTGTGGCCATAGACCTGGAAACTACCGGCCTAAATCGCTGGCAAGATGAAATTATCGAAATTGGTTTAGTAAGAGTAGAGGAAGGGCAAGTGGTTGAGACATGGCAAACCTTTCTCCGTCCCAGTTTTTCTTTGCCGGTGAGAATTAAAAGATTAACGGGGATTAAGGATGAAGATTTAGCAACTGCACCTACTCTAGCTGAAGTAAAGGAACAGGTTAGAAGTTTTATTGGCCATTTGCCTCTGGTGGGTCATAATGTTCAGTTCGACCGAGATTTTTTAGCCACTGCTTGTAACTGGCCAATCACCAACCCCCTCTATGATACCCTGGAACTGTCCAGATATTTATTGCCTTCCGCCATGAGTCATCGTCTGGGTGATTTATGCAAGCTCTTTGCTCTAGAACAGGAACAAGCTCACCGTGCCTTAGCCGATGCTCAAAATTCCGCTCGGCTACTATTAAAACTACTGGAACGATTAAACGATTTTGAACCTGAGTTGATCTGGCAAATGAGTTTGCTACTAAAGCAAAGTGGTAGTGTCTGGCATACGTTTTTTCATACCCTGGGTAGCGAACTGCTCAAAAAGTTTCCTGATAAAAAAATCAGCACGAAGACTTTTGGCGTAAAAATAGACCAAATTGCTTTGCGCGAGCGTATTCAACATGAAAAACAACCCATTTCTTTAGATGATTGCTGGCAGATTTTAGGCCCCGGCGGTTCCCTGGCAGTCAACCTGCCCAGATTTGTGTATCGGCCACAGCAATTTGATATGGTGACTACAGTGGTACAAGCTCTTAACGAGACCAATACAGCCCTGGTGGAGGCAGGTACCGGTACAGGAAAGTCATTGGCTTATTTAATTCCTGCCATCCTCTGGGCTCGACAAAATGGTGAGCGTGTGCTGGTAACCACCCATACCATTACCCTGCAGGAACAACTTTGGCAGAAGGATGTACCGCTGTTATCTAATTTGCCGGGGTTAAAGACCTATGCCGCTTTATTGAAAGGGCGTAGTAATTATCTTTGCCTAAGACGTTGGCAGGCAGTGATGGAGGAAGCTCATCATAGTCCGGAAGAAGCAAGTTTTTTAACCAAAATACTGGTTTGGTTGCAGGAAACACAGACCGGGGACAGGAGCGAGCTCCATGTTCACTGCCAGGAATTGGAATACTGGTATAGTATTTGCTCCGACAGTGAAGGTTGCCTGGGTAATCGCTGCCGATATTCTGGCGAAAACTGTTTTTATAATGCTGCCAAAAAGCGTGCTGAGCAAGCTGACGTAATAATTGTCAATCATTCTCTCCTACTTAGTGATGTCAGTGCGGATAACCGTATCCTGCCCACCTATGGCCCATTAATTATCGATGAGGCTCACCATCTGGAGAGTTGTGCCACAGAGCATTTAGGCCATCAATGCTCACGCACGGAAATGTTGCGTTGGCTCTCTGTTACCGGTAAACAATTAGCTAAGCTAGAAAAGATAACTTTAACTGAAGACCCGGCCAGCTGGGAAAAAAGCCTTAACCAATCTGCGGAGGTACGGCAAAGATGCCGGGAAGCCGCCCTGAGCTTCTTTGAGATGTTACTGCGCTGGCTAGAGACGACAGCCAACAATAGCGATGGGCGCCGCGCCTTACGCTTTGCTGCCGATGGCAATTTAGACGGTATCCCATGTCTTCCCCCTGCGGTGGAGAGTGAATTGGATAATCTTTTATTTAATCTGAGAAGTTTATGTCAGGTCATGCGACAGTTAGCAGACCGCCTGACGGATTGGTCTGCCTGGCGGGAGGACTTACCTGGTACTGCCCGGGATTTATTGGCCAGGATCACGGCAGGGGAAGAGCTGGCCCAAAGCCTGGAGTGGATCTGCCGCAATCACCAGGAAGATTATGTCTACTGGGTGGAAGGGGGCGGCGAACAAGGGGAAGTGGTGTTACGATCCGCCCCGGTGGAGGTGGGTGCCTTACTGCATGCCAAACTCTTTGCGGAATCCCGTCCGGTGATCCTAACCTCTGCCACCATGGCGGTGGACGGTCATTTTAAGCACTTTATTAAAAGTACTGGTTTGGATTTACTGCCCCCTGGCAGGCTTATCCATAAGCTGTTAGATTCACCCTTTCAATACAACGAACAAGCTTTATTATGTGCCGTCAAAGATTTAGCACAGCCAGGCCCCGGGGGAGAAAAAGCCTATTGCGATCAATTGGCCCAGGCCATCTTTCATCTGTCCCTGGCAGTTCAGGGGCGCACTTTGGTTTTGTTTACCTCTCACCGAATCTTAAGAGAGGTCTATCATCGTTTGAAAGAGCCTTACGAGGTTGAGGATATTTGTTTGTTAGGGCATGAACTGGATGGTAGTAGAAACCGCCTGGTTGAACTTTTCAAAGAGGGTAACCGTACTGTCCTGTTTGGTGCCGCAAGTTTTTGGGAGGGTGTTGATATTCCGGGAAATGCTTTATCCTGTGTAATTATTGTCAAACTTCCCTTTGCACCGCCCAATCATCCGGTGATGGAAGCAAAGGTACAAAGGATCAAACGGCAGGGTCGCAATGCCTTTACAGAATATCAGCTACCCCAGGCTATTATTAAATTCAAACAGGGATTTGGCAGACTTATTCGCGACTCACAGGATAAAGGAGTAGTAGTGGTATTGGATAGTCGGTTATTGGAAAAAAGGTACGGTGTAAAAATTTTCAACTCCCTGCCTGTAAGGGAGCATTTTCGAGGAAACTGGCAGGAAATTGTCGAAAAAGTAAAGTTATGGTTGGCTAAGGGTGAAGAATAA
- the pssA gene encoding CDP-diacylglycerol--serine O-phosphatidyltransferase, with protein sequence MRGGQHIPSLFTLGNLIFGVFALVLALDEQYIQGGLMILLAGVMDYLDGKVARKLQVSSDFGKELDSLADLVSFGVAPAILAYALKLSDWGYLGLAISLAFVMCGALRLARFNVTTFTGSFMGVPITVAGGIVALLIILPGNLPVLVLPLAMLLLSYLMVSKIKVPKF encoded by the coding sequence ATGAGGGGTGGTCAACACATACCCAGTTTATTTACACTGGGTAATTTAATATTTGGCGTTTTTGCTCTGGTTTTGGCCTTGGATGAGCAATATATTCAAGGCGGTCTAATGATATTATTAGCAGGCGTAATGGATTATCTAGATGGCAAAGTGGCCCGTAAACTACAGGTTTCTTCAGACTTCGGTAAAGAACTTGATTCCTTGGCCGATCTGGTTTCCTTTGGCGTGGCACCGGCAATTTTAGCTTATGCCCTCAAGCTCTCAGACTGGGGCTATTTGGGATTAGCCATTTCTTTGGCTTTTGTTATGTGTGGCGCTTTACGATTAGCCCGTTTTAATGTCACCACATTCACCGGTAGTTTTATGGGAGTACCCATTACCGTAGCCGGTGGCATCGTAGCACTTCTAATTATCTTGCCTGGTAACTTACCGGTTTTGGTCTTGCCTCTGGCTATGTTACTTTTGTCTTACCTAATGGTTAGCAAAATAAAGGTACCAAAATTCTAA
- a CDS encoding two-component system sensor histidine kinase NtrB, with protein MTIKQSVTFIGVFVVALALSHYVSYIYQLSPWLDFVLSTIAALGAATYFLIKFGRKKGKILHFLNNIDIALIVTDNQGNITLINSKAKEMFGLGQREKINIKEMPLDKDSPLHYLVRTLNGSQVYQEPYFTSQSGENIQYFYINATNILNEQGQPVGAILVAWPVSEQSFHGLQLSQSGKLTMIGELAAGTAHEIRNPLTSVRGLIQIIDQRLLPQDPTKEYLSVIMREIDQINHIIKELLLLARRTTPNLSFTSLPAILDHVLSLIEGEAASKGIIINKKYQDNLPLMVLDEDQIKQVFWHLASNAINAMSMGGQLTVAVTYYEQQEQVEINFIDTGTGISKENISRIFLPFFTTRAEGTGLGLPVSYQIVDNHGGKLSVKSAIGKGSTFTIKLPLVNYQNTKAS; from the coding sequence ATGACAATTAAACAATCGGTTACCTTTATCGGGGTTTTTGTTGTTGCACTTGCCCTTTCTCATTATGTAAGCTATATATATCAATTAAGTCCTTGGCTGGACTTTGTTCTTAGCACCATAGCAGCACTTGGTGCCGCCACCTATTTTTTGATAAAGTTTGGTAGAAAAAAGGGTAAAATACTACATTTCTTGAACAATATCGATATAGCCCTCATTGTCACAGACAATCAGGGAAATATTACACTTATTAATAGTAAGGCCAAGGAGATGTTTGGCTTAGGTCAAAGGGAAAAGATCAACATCAAAGAAATGCCTTTGGATAAAGACAGTCCATTACATTATTTGGTGAGAACCCTCAACGGTAGCCAGGTTTACCAGGAACCCTATTTTACCTCCCAGAGTGGTGAAAATATTCAATATTTCTACATCAACGCCACTAACATTTTAAATGAGCAGGGGCAACCTGTGGGGGCAATATTAGTGGCCTGGCCCGTTTCTGAGCAATCCTTTCATGGCCTGCAATTAAGTCAATCGGGAAAGCTTACTATGATTGGCGAATTAGCCGCGGGAACTGCTCATGAAATTCGTAACCCCCTAACATCGGTCAGGGGATTAATCCAGATTATTGATCAGCGCCTGCTTCCGCAGGACCCAACCAAAGAATATCTCTCTGTCATTATGCGGGAGATTGATCAAATTAACCATATTATTAAAGAACTGTTACTGCTGGCACGCCGCACCACGCCTAACCTTAGTTTTACTTCTTTACCTGCCATACTGGATCATGTCTTGTCTTTAATTGAGGGGGAAGCTGCCAGTAAAGGTATTATCATAAATAAAAAATATCAGGATAATCTACCCTTAATGGTGTTGGATGAAGATCAAATTAAACAAGTTTTTTGGCACTTAGCTTCCAATGCCATCAACGCTATGTCTATGGGCGGGCAACTAACCGTAGCTGTGACATATTATGAACAACAGGAACAGGTAGAAATTAATTTTATCGACACAGGAACGGGTATCAGCAAAGAAAATATCTCCCGTATATTTTTACCCTTCTTTACTACCAGAGCTGAAGGAACCGGGTTGGGCTTGCCGGTGAGCTACCAAATAGTGGATAATCATGGTGGTAAACTTTCGGTTAAATCGGCAATAGGCAAAGGTAGCACTTTTACAATAAAGCTACCTCTGGTTAATTACCAAAACACTAAGGCCTCTTAA
- a CDS encoding TIGR04086 family membrane protein: MALRKPETPGTPVLHFSSIYRGTLVALGLSLILSTLAGLCYYFTSLSENTMPWAAAIILFLSVAIGGAYAAKRAGTKGLFNGLGVGVATFILIWILVGFFLPGNVLFMGALGKLTLTLVAGGLGGTLGVGLAS; encoded by the coding sequence ATGGCCCTGCGCAAACCAGAAACACCGGGAACACCGGTATTACATTTTTCCTCCATTTACCGGGGCACTTTAGTAGCATTGGGTCTTTCATTAATTCTCAGCACTCTGGCGGGACTGTGTTATTATTTTACCAGTCTTTCCGAGAATACCATGCCCTGGGCAGCAGCTATCATTCTTTTTCTTAGTGTTGCCATAGGCGGTGCCTACGCTGCCAAAAGAGCCGGTACTAAGGGTTTATTTAACGGTTTAGGTGTAGGAGTGGCTACCTTCATTCTCATCTGGATCCTCGTAGGTTTCTTTTTGCCAGGCAACGTCCTTTTCATGGGGGCATTGGGAAAATTAACTCTCACACTGGTAGCAGGGGGTTTGGGCGGTACCCTGGGCGTAGGTTTGGCCTCTTAA
- a CDS encoding TatD family nuclease-associated radical SAM protein: MDKDFTLSYQIGDALYLNITNRCSNNCAFCIRDTAEGVGYHLWLQKEPTAEEILATIENPSQYREIVFCGYGEPLCRLEIVKEVAAALKERGARSIRINTNGQANLFYGRNIVPDLAGLVDVISISLNAHNAATYVELCRPQQGEEAYYAMLNFAKKCVGVIPRVVLSVVEWPGVDVEACRAIARDLGAEFRLRKYSG, encoded by the coding sequence ATGGATAAAGATTTTACCTTAAGTTATCAAATAGGGGATGCTTTGTATCTCAATATTACCAATCGTTGTTCCAACAATTGTGCCTTTTGTATTCGGGATACTGCCGAAGGAGTCGGTTATCATCTTTGGCTGCAAAAAGAACCCACTGCCGAGGAAATCTTAGCAACCATAGAGAATCCTTCACAATACCGGGAAATTGTCTTCTGTGGTTATGGGGAACCCCTCTGTCGCCTGGAAATTGTCAAAGAAGTGGCAGCCGCCTTAAAGGAGCGGGGAGCCCGTTCCATTCGGATAAATACCAATGGCCAAGCAAATCTGTTTTATGGCCGCAATATCGTACCCGACCTGGCTGGTTTGGTGGATGTTATCTCCATTTCTTTAAATGCCCATAATGCTGCTACCTATGTGGAGCTTTGCCGTCCCCAGCAAGGTGAAGAAGCTTATTATGCCATGCTTAATTTTGCTAAAAAATGTGTGGGAGTGATACCCAGGGTGGTTTTATCGGTGGTAGAATGGCCGGGCGTGGATGTGGAAGCCTGCCGAGCCATTGCCCGGGACCTGGGAGCGGAATTTAGATTAAGAAAATATTCAGGTTAG
- a CDS encoding LAS seventeen-binding protein 3: MNKGKNKSYRLDDFDKGKKFVAEPTGSATQVNVDGKWEQDFYDTNQKKDRSMGTGDNPLAE; this comes from the coding sequence ATGAATAAAGGTAAGAACAAAAGTTACCGCTTAGATGACTTTGATAAAGGAAAGAAATTTGTTGCTGAGCCTACCGGTTCAGCAACCCAAGTCAATGTAGACGGTAAATGGGAACAGGATTTTTATGATACCAACCAAAAGAAGGATCGCTCCATGGGGACCGGAGATAACCCCCTGGCAGAATAA
- a CDS encoding heavy metal translocating P-type ATPase, with protein MGVQTKLRITGMSCAACSARIERVLAKQPGIVKAQVNLAGETATVEYNPDNISLTGIIKKIEEIGFGVARQSTDIKIKGMTCAACSSRVERVLKKLPGVFEASVNLATERAAVVFNPAELTPADLGKAIKEAGYTPVAAEESSDLDREQQERQREITHQRRMFMLAAIFSLPLLAFMVVMLVKGHSAMTLGGIFHPYSQFFFATVIQFGPGWHFYKDAYRSLRGGGANMSVLVALGTSAAYFYSVAATFFGEQIGQTEVYYETGGIIITLVLLGKMLEARAKGRTSEAIRKLMGLRPKTARVLRGGEEREIPIEDVLVGDFLVVRPGEKIPVDGIITEGTSTVDESMLTGESVPIDKQPGDEVIGATINKLGTFTFKATKVGKDTALSQIIRIVEDAQGSKAPIQRMADVISSYFVPAVVVIALLTFASWYFVATPGDLSHALLTATAVLVIACPCALGLATPTSIMVGTGKGAELGILIKGGEHLENTHRLNTVVLDKTGTITYGQPKLTDLLTVGAFAGQEDKVLQLAAAVEKNSEHPLAQAIVEAAGKLTQTSSDFTAIPGYGVKARVADAEVLLGTGKLMEQHKVDFRPWLEPKETLEGQGKTVMLMAVDGQPAGLLAVADTVKEESAAAIKKLQSMGIEVWMLTGDNERTARTIAEQVGIKNILAEVLPEDKAQKVKELKEQQKVVGMVGDGINDAPALATADVGFAIGTGTDVAMEAADITLMRGNLWGVVDSIALSRATIKNIRQNLFWALFYNTVGIPVAALGLLNPVLAGAAMAFSSVSVVTNALRLKSFKIQH; from the coding sequence ATGGGTGTGCAGACAAAGCTAAGGATTACCGGTATGAGTTGTGCCGCCTGTTCCGCCCGTATTGAAAGGGTTTTAGCCAAACAACCTGGTATAGTCAAGGCGCAGGTAAATTTAGCCGGGGAAACGGCTACTGTGGAGTATAACCCTGACAACATAAGCTTAACGGGTATAATTAAAAAAATTGAAGAGATCGGCTTTGGTGTAGCCCGTCAAAGTACGGATATTAAAATAAAGGGTATGACCTGCGCTGCCTGTTCCTCCCGGGTGGAAAGGGTGTTAAAAAAGCTGCCGGGAGTTTTTGAGGCTTCGGTTAATCTGGCCACTGAAAGGGCTGCGGTGGTTTTTAACCCTGCGGAACTGACGCCGGCTGACTTGGGCAAAGCGATCAAAGAAGCGGGCTACACGCCGGTGGCGGCAGAGGAAAGCAGTGATCTGGATCGGGAACAGCAGGAAAGACAGAGGGAGATTACCCACCAACGCCGGATGTTCATGCTGGCCGCAATTTTCTCTCTGCCCCTGTTGGCCTTTATGGTGGTAATGCTGGTTAAGGGACACTCTGCCATGACTTTAGGCGGCATTTTCCATCCCTACAGCCAATTTTTCTTTGCTACGGTAATTCAATTTGGACCGGGTTGGCATTTTTATAAGGACGCCTATCGCTCCCTGCGGGGTGGCGGTGCAAATATGTCGGTTTTGGTAGCTCTGGGAACCAGTGCGGCTTACTTTTACAGTGTAGCAGCCACTTTCTTTGGTGAACAAATCGGACAAACCGAAGTTTATTACGAAACCGGTGGCATTATTATTACCCTGGTCCTGTTGGGTAAAATGTTGGAAGCCCGGGCTAAGGGTAGGACTTCGGAAGCCATCCGCAAACTCATGGGTCTAAGACCCAAAACCGCCAGAGTACTGCGGGGTGGGGAAGAACGGGAGATCCCCATTGAAGATGTGCTGGTAGGAGATTTCCTGGTGGTACGTCCGGGGGAAAAAATTCCGGTGGATGGCATCATTACCGAAGGAACTTCCACGGTAGATGAAAGTATGCTCACCGGCGAAAGTGTGCCGATAGATAAGCAGCCTGGTGATGAGGTTATCGGTGCCACCATTAATAAATTAGGTACCTTTACCTTTAAAGCAACTAAGGTAGGCAAAGATACCGCCCTATCGCAAATCATCCGTATTGTGGAGGACGCCCAAGGGAGTAAAGCTCCTATACAGCGCATGGCCGACGTGATATCTTCCTACTTTGTACCTGCCGTGGTGGTTATAGCCTTGCTCACCTTTGCATCCTGGTACTTTGTGGCAACCCCTGGAGATTTGTCCCATGCTTTGCTAACCGCCACCGCTGTCTTGGTCATAGCCTGTCCTTGTGCCCTGGGTTTAGCCACTCCCACTTCCATTATGGTGGGAACAGGTAAAGGGGCAGAATTGGGTATCTTGATTAAAGGCGGCGAACACCTGGAAAACACCCATCGCCTTAATACCGTGGTGTTGGATAAAACCGGCACCATCACCTACGGTCAACCGAAGTTAACCGATTTATTGACAGTGGGAGCTTTTGCCGGCCAGGAGGACAAGGTCTTGCAGTTAGCTGCAGCAGTGGAAAAGAACTCCGAACACCCGCTGGCCCAGGCCATCGTGGAGGCTGCGGGCAAGCTGACACAGACCAGCTCAGATTTTACTGCCATTCCCGGTTATGGGGTAAAGGCCCGGGTAGCAGATGCTGAAGTGTTACTGGGTACCGGTAAACTCATGGAACAGCATAAAGTAGATTTTCGGCCCTGGCTGGAGCCTAAAGAAACCTTGGAGGGACAGGGAAAAACCGTGATGTTAATGGCGGTGGATGGCCAACCAGCAGGACTCTTAGCGGTGGCAGATACAGTAAAGGAGGAGTCAGCTGCAGCTATTAAAAAGTTGCAGTCCATGGGCATTGAGGTTTGGATGCTTACCGGAGATAATGAGCGAACTGCCCGCACCATTGCCGAACAGGTGGGCATTAAAAATATTTTGGCAGAGGTACTGCCAGAGGATAAGGCGCAAAAGGTGAAGGAACTCAAGGAACAACAAAAAGTAGTGGGCATGGTGGGTGATGGAATCAACGATGCCCCTGCCCTGGCCACGGCGGATGTGGGGTTTGCCATAGGCACAGGTACTGATGTAGCCATGGAAGCGGCTGATATCACCTTAATGCGGGGCAATCTCTGGGGTGTGGTGGATAGTATTGCCCTGTCCCGGGCAACCATTAAAAATATTCGACAAAATCTTTTTTGGGCGTTATTTTATAATACCGTAGGCATCCCGGTGGCAGCTTTAGGTTTGTTAAATCCGGTATTGGCGGGTGCAGCTATGGCCTTTAGCTCAGTATCGGTGGTAACTAACGCCCTGCGCTTAAAATCCTTTAAAATCCAACATTAA
- a CDS encoding cation transporter, whose product MAETITLKVEGMSCNHCKMAVEKAVQKLAGVQSVEATPSENLVKITTDGSSDLAAIKEAITEEGYTVVD is encoded by the coding sequence ATGGCAGAAACCATTACCCTTAAAGTGGAAGGTATGAGTTGCAACCACTGTAAGATGGCAGTGGAAAAGGCAGTGCAAAAATTAGCTGGTGTGCAATCTGTAGAAGCTACCCCCTCAGAAAATTTAGTGAAGATTACCACTGACGGCAGCAGTGATCTGGCAGCCATTAAAGAAGCCATAACAGAAGAAGGCTATACAGTTGTAGATTAA
- a CDS encoding NAD(P)/FAD-dependent oxidoreductase has product MANELKITEEFDIAIVGCGPAGLAAAINGAIRKKKIGIFGTDFCSPKLHHAPHIDNYLGLPELTGDELRQRFLAHVQKMGLKINDNKVTGVYPSEGGFTLQSRDKFYQAKAVIIATGVNTVKPIEQELDYLGRGVSYCATCDGPLYKGKRVIVLAYNREGLEEANFLAEIAAEVILVSQVKERDAAGIHLDERIKQIKGKPVGILGEMWSTGVKLEDQELKADGIFIIRDSVLPDQLVPGLNVSNQGIEVDRHCATNIPGIFAAGDCTGMPYQLSKATGEGQVAALSAVKYLDELKNKAKKELANWDRGRR; this is encoded by the coding sequence ATGGCCAATGAATTGAAAATAACCGAGGAGTTTGATATCGCCATTGTAGGCTGTGGTCCCGCAGGCCTTGCCGCCGCTATTAACGGTGCTATTCGTAAAAAGAAGATTGGCATCTTCGGTACGGATTTTTGCAGCCCTAAATTACATCATGCTCCACACATCGATAACTATCTGGGTTTGCCGGAGCTAACCGGTGATGAACTGCGCCAACGCTTTTTGGCACATGTGCAAAAAATGGGGTTAAAAATTAATGACAACAAGGTCACAGGAGTCTATCCCTCAGAGGGCGGTTTTACCCTGCAGTCCAGGGATAAGTTTTACCAGGCTAAGGCCGTTATTATAGCCACCGGGGTAAATACAGTAAAACCCATTGAACAGGAATTGGATTATCTGGGTAGGGGTGTTAGCTATTGCGCCACCTGTGACGGTCCGTTGTATAAAGGTAAAAGGGTGATCGTTCTGGCCTATAATCGGGAGGGATTGGAGGAAGCAAATTTCCTGGCAGAAATTGCTGCCGAGGTAATCTTGGTTTCCCAAGTGAAAGAAAGGGATGCCGCGGGAATTCATCTGGATGAAAGAATAAAACAAATAAAAGGTAAGCCGGTGGGTATTCTGGGAGAAATGTGGTCTACCGGAGTAAAATTGGAGGATCAAGAGCTCAAGGCCGATGGCATTTTTATTATCAGGGATTCAGTATTGCCAGACCAATTGGTGCCAGGTCTTAATGTAAGTAATCAAGGCATAGAAGTGGATCGCCACTGTGCCACCAATATCCCAGGCATATTTGCTGCCGGTGATTGCACCGGCATGCCTTACCAGCTTAGCAAAGCAACCGGCGAAGGTCAGGTAGCCGCCTTAAGTGCCGTGAAGTACCTGGATGAATTGAAAAATAAGGCCAAGAAAGAGTTGGCCAATTGGGATAGGGGGCGGAGATAA
- a CDS encoding GNAT family N-acetyltransferase, with protein sequence MQLLAAPNTQLALFQEALEKLLGHPLTYVNHVLFPGCIYLTSLQHNDEMEDENFYLIYDLKKNRNGILQCKIHFLQIPLCCRSQKLGSKVYQLLEQLLREQGCQCITLEARVNSLNPKDNSVGFWGKQGFMPGVHYAFDDENFPMIKRLA encoded by the coding sequence ATGCAATTGTTGGCTGCTCCTAATACTCAATTGGCCTTATTCCAGGAAGCTCTGGAAAAGCTTTTGGGTCATCCTTTAACTTATGTTAATCATGTATTGTTTCCGGGTTGTATTTATTTGACTTCTTTACAGCACAACGACGAAATGGAAGACGAAAATTTCTATTTAATCTATGATTTGAAGAAAAACCGTAACGGCATTCTTCAATGTAAGATACATTTTCTACAGATACCTCTTTGCTGTAGAAGTCAAAAACTGGGGAGTAAAGTCTACCAGCTCTTAGAACAATTGCTGCGTGAACAGGGCTGCCAGTGTATTACTCTGGAAGCCAGGGTCAATTCACTAAACCCCAAGGATAATTCAGTGGGTTTCTGGGGCAAGCAAGGTTTTATGCCAGGAGTACATTATGCCTTTGATGATGAAAATTTCCCCATGATTAAAAGGTTAGCATAA